CACACCTTTGGATTGTGGTGAAGGCCATAAATGAAAAGTGTGGCAATGACTCCTGTAgggcagggagaagagaaaagagcaaTCACACACATGACAGGCGGAGACAGGTGCATGCACATAAACCTAGGGAGCCACAAAGAGAGTCACTTCGAGCGGAATGATCTTATATCAGTAGGGGTGTGTGGACATGACAAAGCACATGTGCAGATAATAAGAGTAGATAACCATGGCCCAGGACTGAGAAGCAAACATGAATTGACTTACTTTTTTGAAGCAACTCAAGTTAAATCTACATTTATCAAGTGCCGTCCATGAACCCTTGGGGATTGTGCATTAACTCATTCAATATTCACAACAACCCTCCCAGAAAGGTCCTCATAATCCCATTGTTCAGATGAGGCATTTGAGCTTCAGAGAGGCTGAGCaacatgtctatgatcacacagcTAGGATGTGACAAGGTTAGGATTCAGACCAAATGTGAGCAAGGGGTGGTCTCTAACCACAACAGGGGTCTCATATCTGGTCATCAGCTGCCATCAAACTGAGGGCTCCACAGAGACTGGATCATATGACTCAGGACAGTGGATTTCCTTAATTCCCTTATTTGCCTGAACCCCAAGTGAGTTATGCACACATTACCTCAAATATTCTGGACATTCAAATACATTGGATGATGCCGAGAGAATTACAGCTAGAGTCCTATAATCTGGAGCCAGGATTGGAGCATGgaatgttaaaatcaaaagagaagaaagaggtagAAAAGTGTAGAGGAggaataagtggtgatggaagaagacgacttggggtgatgaacatacaatacaatataaagatgacgtattatagaattgtaaagCTGAAactcataattttgttaaccgaTGTCATCCCAGTTAattcaataagaatttttaaaaaagaaaaagtcaatggTACAAAATTGTTCTAATAATCCAATTGTTTCTTTTGTAGCTCTGTTCTCAtggtgaaatatatttatattaaaaaagaaaattatagaatatCAGTGTCACTGAATAAAATTAcagtaatgtaaaaaaaatgaattctaaatGTGGTAGAATGGTAATCCTGGAGAATGAGAGAAGCTTAAGATTCTATTCATGTGAGATATCATAATTGAGATGTACCCTATTCAAGTGAAtgtacaaaaatgttttattctctgtgagttaaaaaaaaaaactataaatattagtGAACTTTTGTTGTGGTCCAACTCTTTGTCATGTGTTCTTGCAGAGTGCCAAGGTTAATGAGTGTGGTGAAGTTCAGACCTTTGGGTAAGGAGCGTCCATCAGGGAAGGTGATGGGTTTGTTGAGCTTTCTGCTGACTTGTGGTACAGGTGGATAGAGTCGCAGTGCCTCCTTGATGCACATGGTGGTGTAGGGCATCTGATTCAGGTGATCCCTGAAATGAATGAAGCACAACCTGAGGGCAGGCAGGGCCCAGGCAGACCAGGGCTTCTTGTCTAGCTGAGTGGGCGGGGCTCTCCCATCTCCTGAGCACTCACCAGGTGATGGAGGCGCCATCCCCCAGGAGGCTCTGGACCTCCTTGCGGCACCTCTCCTGATGCTCAGGATACGCAGCCAGAGCATAGAGGATCCAGGAAAGGCCACTGGCAGTGGTGTCATGACCCTCGAACATAAATGTGTCCACCTCGGCACGGAGGTCCTTGTCAGACAAGGGGCTCCCATCCTTCATCTGGGGAAGGCACGGGAACAGTGCAGGGTTTGCCCCTTCTGTTGTACTTCTGGGAAAAGGCTTAAGCCCTCCTACACACACTCACTCTGGCAAAGAGGAGGATGTCCAGGAAATCCAAGTGCTTCTTTCTCCCGACCTTCTCCAGCTCTTCCTGCTCCTGCAGATGTGACTTCCTCAGCTTGATCACTTGGTCTGTAAAGAACGTGGTCCCCAGGCAGAGCTCAGAGCGCTGGGGGCCCAGAAACAGGAACCTACATGGCTGTATCTGtccccaaccctgctccaatctGGGTGCCAGTGAATCAGGATGAGCATGGCAGTGGGTGTGCACATCAGAGGTGAGAGCTCTAGCACCCTCTGATTGCAGGTCAGGCCTCCCCTCAACAGCACACCCATGGAGTAGGTTCTGCTTGAATGCTGCTTGGAGGGGTTGACATCACCAATGTGATAACACATGTAAACCCACAATGCCTTTTGCATTCTAATTCTCAGCTCCCAAGTTGTGCAGCAAGGAGTACCCAGTGTGGGTGTGTCAGCTCCTGAAGGTATCCAAGGCCAGGCTTGTCCTGAAGGTCAGGACCATTCCTTTTGATATGAGCCTGATGACAGAGGGGAGTAGCCCAGGAGGTGGGGTCCAACCTGTGTGTTGATGGGCAACCTGGCAGGCCTGGTGGTTACGGCGGCCCTCAGGGGTCAACCAGTAGATGATGTCATTCTGGTAGAAGAAATTCATCTTTCgagaataaaacagatttttcacTTCCTGAATGGCCAGGAGGTAGGACTGGCAGCTCCTGAaaggagaagataaagaaaagaCTATGTTACTAGGAGGCCTGACATAGAGGTGGGGTAGGGCTCTAGGTGGGAGTGTCCACATACATTGGGCACAGGTTACACTGAGGCATCCATCACCTCTGTTTTACAGTCCCAGAGCCTTCAATCCTTTATAAGTGATATGTGCAATCAGATTTCTCCTTGTGCTATGGAACAGGGATCTGTGGCTGAGTCAAAGTTGGTCTAGAATGGAATTTGTCTGTGGTCAAAGGTTCTTAGCAGACTTGCTTTAAGTGCTGCTGAGCATTCCAGCTGCCTGAACTGCTGTCCAGTAAGTCTACATCAGATGGTAAAACAAAAGCCCTGTGGCAGAAGGATTATTGCTGACCTGTCTCTCTGGACGCTGCCCTGCTGGCTGAAGGCGCACTTCATGATGATGTCCAGGGTCATCACAGAGACGTGTTCAAAGATCTCCAGATGTGAGTCCTGGCTGATGAGCTCCTCCCATCTGTCCTGTGGTGGGAGGGGACATTGACCCTGCTACTCCTCCGAGAGTCTCTACTGACATAGgtagttctctctctgtctctccagatAACCTATTTGTTATCCTCACTTTTCAGATCAGAGGCATTATAGTATATTAACACTATaaagcaaatgtttttaaaatgagaattagtTTCTGAGAAACTTTGATTATATAATTAGATAGGTTGTCTTATAATCATCTGaattaattttgaatattaagaaTAAGTTATGATGGTAACTGTTGACAGACCAGGAAACAGTGTTACACTGGGGACAAAGAGGGTATCTTCTCTCTACTGAAGTTGTGCTAAACCTAAGGAAAAGGTGCACTCCACCTCTTGGTAGCTAATGTGTCAATGCAAGAGGAAACCTAAATGACCAATATTGGGACTCTGAGGAAAGGACATCAAATGGTATCTGAGCATAGTTGGTGAGGTCAGAGACCAGATGGGAGGATCTGGCTCTGTGAGTACAGACCTAATCTCTACTTTTTTCAATGAAGTGACTCAATTTCATGCTGAAGCCCTGGGCCCCAGGCCAGAGCCCACCTGAATGAAATCCTGAGATGTCTACCCTGCCACtgaagctgccactgcccaggcCTGTGAGTGGCAGTTTGTCTTGTAGTCCAGGAAAATGACCGTTGCTCTAGTCCACTCTGCTGAAGATGTGGAGGTGAGAGGAGAGTGAATTGTGTTTTTTCATGGCCTTCCTTTCCCTTGGCAATGACCAAAGTTGTGTAGATCCAATCTGGTGCCTAATTACCTCCTCTCTCATCCACTTTTGGGAAGCTCTTTCACATTATAAGTCCTGAGCACTTTATTCTGGTTGGCTGTGTCTGATGGGTGTCTGAAGGACACACATGTTTTAGAGTGGACTATGTGAGTTGTGCAGGTGAGTGGGTATACACAGGTAAGAGAGTGGGGGACTTACCAACATCACTCGTACAGAATCAGACATGATTTCCACGTAGGGCTTCAGGATGTCGGAGTGGAAGGCTGGGGTCAGCATCCGCCGGTGCTGTGACCATGTCTTCCCATTCAACAGGAGCAAACCATGTCCTGGACCGCAGATAAGTGTGTGTGGGACAATGGGAGATAGGATCAGAAGGATGACTAGGGACAATTTCAGAGGAACCAAGGATATCAGAAAAAGGCACTTTataggcaaaacaaaggaaaggTCAGTATATTTCAAGAATGTGAATTTCCAAAAATGGCAGGTATGTTGGATGTCATTTTGACAGCTGTGGGATGAAGGCTGAAATAGAGTTGGGGGGCAGGTCATATAAGAACATTAACAGATGTCGCTCTGGGAACACTGGAGAACATAGGAAGTGATAGGAAGGAGCTGCCTACAAGGGGGCTCTCACCACCACCTGGATTATTTGGAGGTTTTATTAGAAGAGAAATGAGGCTTAATTCATAAATGAGGGTGGTGATATGGTGCTGGTTACCTGATATTGTTCTCTGTAAGCCAATGAGATAGCTCTTGATGAATCTACCTGGCAGGTCAATTGCAGTCCTTGTTGGATATACTCACCAATCCAGGGAGCCAGTAGTCTGTACACGTCATAAtttttggggtctaaaaagtaGGAAGGGAATTACAGGAACCTGGAGGGAACCAATAAAGCAGGCAGCCCCCAGGACGCAGCTGTGATCCAAAGCATATGCTGCCATCTCTTTCTGATGACTGTTAGCTGGAAGTTTGTCTCAAGTGACCATCCACATGCCTTTAATTCCTAAGTCTCTCTGTCCTAATTATCACTGTTGGCTCAGCAAGGCAGACTCAGTGTCCCAACAGCAGAACACCCACAGGACTGGGATGGTAAATCAGCCAGAAATAGAAGCTCTATACTTAGTGCAGAGAAAacacaacctgaccaggtggtggcgcagtggatagagagttggactgggatgtggaggacccaggttcgagaccctgaggtcgccaacttgagtgcggctcatctggtttgagctaaagctcaccagcttggactcaaggtcactggctccagcgaggggttactcggtctgctgaaggcctgtggtcaaggcacatatgagagagcagtcaatgaacaactaatgtgtcgcaatgcacaatgaaaaaaaaaaaagaaaaaaagaaaataaaacacagaagtcTGTGGTCTTCCTACAATTTTGGGTGCTTAGTCATCCCATGACCCTGGGCATGCAACATTTATAGGTGCCAATCTCAAGTCAGGGTGAAGGTAAAATTACCTTTCATACCTAGGGAAATATCCAGAACAATTCATCTAAAtcagattaaaagagaaaacaaagaagaaagaaaggaaggaaaaaaggaagaaagggagaaaaagaaggaagggagggagggagggaggcaggaagggagggagggagggaaggaaagaaggaggaaagaaagaaagaaggaaggaaggaaggaaagaaaaagaaaaggaaaaggttcccgagcaggcagtggcgcagtgaatagagtgctgaACTGGGacgtgtaggacccaggttcgaaacgccAAGGCCACTTGCTTAAACAAGgcctcatccggtttgagcatgagatcactggcttgagtgcaggatacctggtttgagtgtgggatcatagatgtgaacccatggtcactagtttgagcccaaaggtcgctggcttgaagcccaaggttgctggcttgagcaaggggtcactcagtctgctggagccccccagtcaaagcacatatgagaaagcaatccgtgaacatctaaggtgccacaatgaagaactgatggttctcatctctcttccttcctgtctgtctgttcctatctgtccctccctctgactctctctctttctgtcaaaaaaatagaaaaaaagaaagaaagagaaagtaataaaaatttgcCACAAAGAACTGTTTAAGcattcaatttaaataaatattgttggCCTTAAGCTGGCTTGTGGGATGGGAGGGTTGGTAGAGGTTTCAGGTACTGATGGCAGAACTAAAAGTCTCTTCTGAAATTTCACAACCTAAAATCACATACCCAAGTGGGAAGAGCTGTTCTAGCCACAATGCAGATATCAGTCTCACCTGATCTTCCCAGGATGACCTTCATGTAGTCAGGGTCATAAACTATGACATTGACCTTGCTCCCCCATAGCCAGCGAAGAAAGGCACATGGAAATTTCTCTATCCATTTCTGAAACTGTTGTAGCTCTTGGCCAACATGGAACTGTAAGCAAGGGAAAGATAAATCAATGAAACCTTTATCTTTGAGTCTAGTGCTTGGAGTGGTGGTGAAGGGTAGGATGGCTGTGGGGAGATACTGCTGGATCTCTCAGTAGTGATTAGAAACTTGGGACTGTTTCAGATGAGCCAGGCTTggatctgattctttttttttttttttttttttgtatttttccaaagctggaaatggggaggcagtcagacagactcccacatgcgcccgaccaggatccaccagctcacccaccatggggcgatgctctgcgcatttggggcgtcgctctgttgcaaccagagccattctagcacctgaggcagaggccacagagccatcctcagcacccgggccaactttgctccaatggagccttggctgtgggaggggaagagagagacagagaggaaggagaaggggaggggtggagaagcagatggtcgcttctcctgtgtgccctggccgggaatcaaacccaggactcctgcacaccaggccaacgctctaccactgagccaaccggccagggcctggatctgATTCTTGCTCTTCTTCAAAACTTGATCTAAAGTCAATTCTGGCTTCTAGTTGGGCCCTTACTCAGAACTGCCTTTAGAATCTTACACATAAtatgtgtttaataaatgttcagTTATGGACCAAATGGTGTGCAGCCTTTTTCACAGACTTATATTACTTATTGGCTGAATTGTGTCTGTttcaattcatatgttgaagaaTTAAACcctgtacctcagaatgtgactttatttgaagACAGGGTCTGTATGGAAGTAATTAACTTAGAATGAGGTCATTAGAATGGCCCCTAATGCAATACAACTGTTTTATAAAATGGAAGAGGTTTGGACACAGAAACAGCCAATCATAGAGGAAAGATGTTATAAAGACACATATGGAGAAGACAGTGATTTACTAGCCAAGGACAGAGGCCTGGGGCTGATGGTTCCTTCACAGCCTGTAGACAGAGCCAACCCTGACAACATCTTGATGGATACTAATGTGGTCACAGCTTTCTGAGTGTCTCTATTACCATATTTCAACTCAGTGTTCTAATTGCTGAACCCCATGTTGTCAAACATACCTTTAGTATCTGTAATCTGTGTTCTTAGAGCTGCATAGATCATGACTTATAGGAATTAtgcctgtctctttttttaaaaaatgaagtgagagaaagaatgaatgagccCATGTaagagtgaatgagtgagtctTCATTAAAGTCCTGATTGCAAGTGACAGATATAATCTTGTGctattgtaaaataaagaaaagggacAAAGAGAAAGTGGAGGGCCCTGGGGTGTTTCACAGAGTCCTAGGGCAGGAGGCAGCTTGGGCGTGGAAGGCACAGAACCAGGGACTGGAGAGCTGCCAGGATTGAgtctccattctttctctctgtatgtaTACACATTTATTCTCTTAACAAATGCTCATTGGGGTTCTTCCTGACAATTTTCTAGAAGCTGGCAATACATTCAGAAATAGACAACAgtccctgtcctcatggagcCGAGTCCATGTGGTGGAGGAGAGCACTGGTGCCCTTCCTGATTGCTGCCATTCTGCTATATGTCCTATCTGAATGGCACTGTGAATCTTATTTGAGAACCTGAATGTAATATGGAAAAGTGTTCACCTGCTACAATCAATTGTGGTTGGGGTAGATTAGGGCATTCAGAACCCACCCTTTGTGGAGAAAGAGATCTTGAAGCAGGTGAGCTGGAAGACATCCCAAAATGTTTCTACTACAGTGAGTaaacacatacataaataaatatatgcatatatggaTTCACACATTTAGTTATTTGGCAATTATGTATTAAGAACTTACTTTGGGTCAGTTTGTCATCCTACCTGCCGGAGATTCAGCAATGAACAATAAAAGTGCCTACTATCTGGAGCTTATGTTTGAGTGAGAGCGCAGGTGTGCAGATAATCTTACAGTAAACTGAGACGTGTTCTGCGTGAAGTACATAAGGagagtacttttttttaattttcaattttatttagaaaagtaactTTAACAAGGGGACATTGCtcagtaagagtatataggtttcagctgaacattctatagcatttaaattgttgattatgttgtatactcatcactcaaagtcaaataattttccatcaccttatataaatatttgtccctctttacacattccccccccctcctccccatttactcaagcctccttcctccttccccatgttcccttcccctggtaaccacttcaattttatgTGTGAAAtggtatagttcttagtttttttctgatttacttatttcactcagtagaatATTCTGAAGGTCCATCCATagtgtcataaatgtcactatgtcatcatttcttatgcctgagtagtattccattgtatatatgtaccacatcttctttatccaatcctctattgagggtcactttggttgattccatgtcttggccactatgaataatgctgcgatgaacatagaggtgcaggTGTgtttatgtaccaatatttttgagtttggggcatagatacccagtagagggattgctgggtcacatagtttcttccataatagttgttctaatttgcattcccaccagcagtgaatgagggtttctttttctccacagcctctccaatacttgttattacctgtcttgttgatactgtaatagccaatctaacaggtgtgaggtgatatctcatagttttgatttgcatttcttgaataactagtgaagatgggtatcttttcatgtatctgttggccatttgtatgttttcttgagagaagtatctgttcatgtcctctcctcattttttaactggattgtttgcttgtttgttgctgagttttgtgagggttttattttatatattttgagtattaaccccttatcagagctattgtttgcaaatatcatctccaatttagttggctgcctgttttgttgtcagcttcttttgctgtgcagaaactttttagtttgatatagtcccattcatttatttttacctttacttaccttgcctttagggtcaaattcataaattgttctaaagactaaggtccatgagcttactacctatgttttctcctatgcaatttttagttttagatcttatatttaggtctttgattcactttgaatgaatttttgtgcaggggtttgtagtcaagtttcattctt
The Saccopteryx bilineata isolate mSacBil1 chromosome 3, mSacBil1_pri_phased_curated, whole genome shotgun sequence DNA segment above includes these coding regions:
- the LOC136331190 gene encoding cytochrome P450 4A11-like, which encodes MSVSVLSLTRPLGSISGLLQVVSLLGLVLLLLKAVQLYLHRQWLLRALQEFPSPPSHWLFGHYQEFHVGQELQQFQKWIEKFPCAFLRWLWGSKVNVIVYDPDYMKVILGRSDPKNYDVYRLLAPWIGHGLLLLNGKTWSQHRRMLTPAFHSDILKPYVEIMSDSVRVMLDRWEELISQDSHLEIFEHVSVMTLDIIMKCAFSQQGSVQRDRSCQSYLLAIQEVKNLFYSRKMNFFYQNDIIYWLTPEGRRNHQACQVAHQHTDQVIKLRKSHLQEQEELEKVGRKKHLDFLDILLFARMKDGSPLSDKDLRAEVDTFMFEGHDTTASGLSWILYALAAYPEHQERCRKEVQSLLGDGASITWDHLNQMPYTTMCIKEALRLYPPVPQVSRKLNKPITFPDGRSLPKGVIATLFIYGLHHNPKVWPNPEVFDPSRFALGSDPHSHAFLPFSAGSRNCIGKQFAMNELKVAVALTLLRFELVADSSRVPIPIPEIVLKSKNGIHLQLRKLL